One genomic window of Medicago truncatula cultivar Jemalong A17 chromosome 1, MtrunA17r5.0-ANR, whole genome shotgun sequence includes the following:
- the LOC25483959 gene encoding exosome complex component RRP45B: MEQRYANCWRLTVNEKKFIESSLLSELRVDGRGSLEYRKLSIKFGKDNGSAEVQLGETRVMSFVSAELVQPYKDRPNEGTLSIFTEFSPMADPSFEPGRPGESAVELGRIIDRGLRESRAIDTESLCVLSAKLVWAIRIDIHILDNAGNLVDAANIAALASLSTFRRSECSLGGEDGQQVVVHPPEVREPLPLIIHHLPVAVTFGFFSNENLVVLDPTYHEEAVMTGSMTVTLNANGDVCAIQKPGRQGIFQRVIMHCLKLAHVKAADITTKIIDAVEKHNIQREVQKVKRHSNCFTD, encoded by the exons ATGGAGCAGAGATATGCTAATTGTTGGCGGTTGAcagttaatgaaaaaaaattcatcgaAAGTTCCCTATTATCAGAGCTTCGAGTGGATGGTCGTGGCTCTTTGGAGTATCGCAAGTTGAGCATTAAATTTGGGAAAGATAATGGTTCCGCTGAGGTCCAATTGGGTGAGACACGTGTAATGAGTTTTGTGAGTGCTGAACTTGTGCAACCTTACAAAGATAGGCCTAATGAAGGTACACTTTCCATCTTCACTGAGTTCTCTCCCATGGCTGATCCTTCCTTTGAGCCTGGCCGTCCTGGAGAATCTGCCGTTGAGTTAGGACGCATTATAGACCGCGGTTTACGTGAAAGCAGAGCCATTGACACTGAATCACTCTGTGTTCTTTCTGCCAAGCTTGTCTGGGCCATTCGCATTGATATCCATATACTTGACAATGCAGG GAATCTTGTTGATGCTGCAAATATTGCTGCATTGGCTTCTCTATCAACATTTAGAAGATCTGAATGCTCGTTAGGAGGAGAGGATGGTCAACAAGTTGTAGTGCATCCTCCCGAG GTGCGTGAACCCCTCCCTTTGATTATACATCATCTTCCGGTTGCTGTCACCTTTGGATTTTTCAGTAATGAAAATCTTGTG GTCTTGGATCCGACCTACCATGAAGAGGCTGTAATGACCGGAAGTATGACTGTAACACTTAATGCAAATGGCGATGTTTGCGCCATTCAAAAACCTGGGAGGCAAGGAATCTTTCAAAGGGTTATCATGCATTGCTTGAAACTAGCTCATGTTAAAGCTGCTGATATTACAACCAAGATAATTGATGCA